A genome region from Nerophis lumbriciformis linkage group LG18, RoL_Nlum_v2.1, whole genome shotgun sequence includes the following:
- the tmem161a gene encoding transmembrane protein 161A isoform X2 has translation MGIQLVVSLLTASIMQRMAPHCSFARWLLCNGSLFRFKHPSEGELCALAGKQMPKTNRRDRRQNGENKPLTVPKDIDLHLEKAPVNAIDALVLRFFLEYQWLVDFSVYAIGVFLFTECYCSVVDASKEVNIGAIWCVLTVIFALKALHTLMRHYFRSEEGGERSVCLAFGFLSLLVAMLVLVVREDYLEFGLESGFASLFDNMEVFAKQQGYADWSVPVTKLTVKLGLAAICAYIGSLMAFPGLRLAQTHLDAVQMNSERPLIQILLHMSFLSPVVVVILWIKPIARDFLANAPLGKTSITLVSSDVFDSMRLWIIVMLCVLRLALTRYHLQAYLNIAQKWVEQMKKEAGRIAAIDIQRKVTRVFCYLTVVTLQYLVPVLLILFSTLALKALGGFSWSGAATSDTLGVTPALLMPTAAPAISLDEDEEPLEDMEEDIQATVARLTEMLSTLRTVLTPLFFRGFFAFLTWWVAACQVISSLFGIYFHQYLMHN, from the exons ATGGGGATTCAGCTTGTGGTCAGTTTGCTGACTGCTAGCATCATGCAGAGGATGGCGCCCCATTGCTCGTTTGCACGTTGGCTACTCTGCAATGGCAG tcTGTTCCGGTTCAAGCACCCATCCGAAGGAGAGCTGTGTGCCTTGGCTGGGAAACAGATGCCCAAAACCAACAGGAGAGACAG GAGACAAAATGGAGAAAACAAACCTCTCACTGTGCCAAAAGACATCGACCTCCACTTGGAAAAAGCACCAGTCAACGCCATCGATGCCCTCG TGTTGCGTTTCTTCCTGGAGTACCAGTGGCTGGTGGACTTTTCTGTTTACGCCATCGGCGTCTTCCTTTTCACAGAGTGTTACTGCAGTGTGGTGGACGCCAGCAAGGAGGTCAACATCGGCGCCATCTGGTGTGTCCTCACCGTTATCTTCGCACT GAAAGCCCTCCACACGCTGATGAGACACTACTTTCGCTCCGAGGAGGGCGGAGAGCGTTCGGTGTGCCTTGCGTTCGGTTTCCTCTCCCTGCTTGTGGCCATGCTCGTGCTGGTGGTCCGAGAGGACTACCTGGAGTTCGGCTTGGAGTCGGGATTTGCCAGCCTCTTCGACAACATGGAGGTGTTTGCCAAACAGCAGGGCTATGCCGACTGGTC GGTGCCTGTGACCAAGCTAACCGTCAAGCTCGGCCTGGCCGCCATCTGCGCGTACATCGGCTCTTTAATGGCGTTCCCCGGGCTGCGTTTGGCTCAGACTCACCTGGATGCAGTGCAGATGAACTCGGAACGACCCCTCATCCA GATTCTGCTGCACATGAGCTTCCTATCTCCGGTGGTGGTGGTGATCCTGTGGATCAAACCCATCGCCAGGGACTTCCTCGCTAACGCGCCGCTGGGGAAAACATCCATCACGCT GGTATCCAGCGACGTCTTCGACAGCATGCGCTTGTGGATCATTGTGATGTTGTGCGTCCTGCGGCTCGCGCTCACACGCTACCACCTGCAGGCCTACCTCAACATTGCCCAAAAGTGGGTGGAGCAGATGAAGAAGGAGGCCGGTCGTATCGCCGCCATTGATATTCAGAGGAAG gttACACGTGTGTTTTGCTACCTGACTGTAGTGACTCTCCAGTATTTGGTTCCGGTTCTGCTGATCCTCTTTTCCACGCTTGCTCTCAAAGCATTAG GTGGATTCTCCTGGAGCGGTGCGGCCACATCCGACACCCTGGGAGTGACACCCGCCTTGCTGATGCCCACGGCAGCGCCCGCAATCAGTCTGGACGAGGACGAGGAGCCTTTAGAGGACATGGAGGAGGACATCCAGGCCACGGTGGCGCGACTGACTGAGATGTTGAGCACGCTGCGCACGGTCCTCACACCGCTCTTCTTCAGGGGCTTCTTTGCCTTTCTCACCTGGTGGGTGGCGGCCTGTCAGGTGATCAGCTCGCTTTTCGGCATCTATTTCCACCAGTACCTCATGCACAACTAG
- the tmem161a gene encoding transmembrane protein 161A isoform X1 has translation MALMGIQLVVSLLTASIMQRMAPHCSFARWLLCNGSLFRFKHPSEGELCALAGKQMPKTNRRDRRQNGENKPLTVPKDIDLHLEKAPVNAIDALVLRFFLEYQWLVDFSVYAIGVFLFTECYCSVVDASKEVNIGAIWCVLTVIFALKALHTLMRHYFRSEEGGERSVCLAFGFLSLLVAMLVLVVREDYLEFGLESGFASLFDNMEVFAKQQGYADWSVPVTKLTVKLGLAAICAYIGSLMAFPGLRLAQTHLDAVQMNSERPLIQILLHMSFLSPVVVVILWIKPIARDFLANAPLGKTSITLVSSDVFDSMRLWIIVMLCVLRLALTRYHLQAYLNIAQKWVEQMKKEAGRIAAIDIQRKVTRVFCYLTVVTLQYLVPVLLILFSTLALKALGGFSWSGAATSDTLGVTPALLMPTAAPAISLDEDEEPLEDMEEDIQATVARLTEMLSTLRTVLTPLFFRGFFAFLTWWVAACQVISSLFGIYFHQYLMHN, from the exons ATG GCGCTGATGGGGATTCAGCTTGTGGTCAGTTTGCTGACTGCTAGCATCATGCAGAGGATGGCGCCCCATTGCTCGTTTGCACGTTGGCTACTCTGCAATGGCAG tcTGTTCCGGTTCAAGCACCCATCCGAAGGAGAGCTGTGTGCCTTGGCTGGGAAACAGATGCCCAAAACCAACAGGAGAGACAG GAGACAAAATGGAGAAAACAAACCTCTCACTGTGCCAAAAGACATCGACCTCCACTTGGAAAAAGCACCAGTCAACGCCATCGATGCCCTCG TGTTGCGTTTCTTCCTGGAGTACCAGTGGCTGGTGGACTTTTCTGTTTACGCCATCGGCGTCTTCCTTTTCACAGAGTGTTACTGCAGTGTGGTGGACGCCAGCAAGGAGGTCAACATCGGCGCCATCTGGTGTGTCCTCACCGTTATCTTCGCACT GAAAGCCCTCCACACGCTGATGAGACACTACTTTCGCTCCGAGGAGGGCGGAGAGCGTTCGGTGTGCCTTGCGTTCGGTTTCCTCTCCCTGCTTGTGGCCATGCTCGTGCTGGTGGTCCGAGAGGACTACCTGGAGTTCGGCTTGGAGTCGGGATTTGCCAGCCTCTTCGACAACATGGAGGTGTTTGCCAAACAGCAGGGCTATGCCGACTGGTC GGTGCCTGTGACCAAGCTAACCGTCAAGCTCGGCCTGGCCGCCATCTGCGCGTACATCGGCTCTTTAATGGCGTTCCCCGGGCTGCGTTTGGCTCAGACTCACCTGGATGCAGTGCAGATGAACTCGGAACGACCCCTCATCCA GATTCTGCTGCACATGAGCTTCCTATCTCCGGTGGTGGTGGTGATCCTGTGGATCAAACCCATCGCCAGGGACTTCCTCGCTAACGCGCCGCTGGGGAAAACATCCATCACGCT GGTATCCAGCGACGTCTTCGACAGCATGCGCTTGTGGATCATTGTGATGTTGTGCGTCCTGCGGCTCGCGCTCACACGCTACCACCTGCAGGCCTACCTCAACATTGCCCAAAAGTGGGTGGAGCAGATGAAGAAGGAGGCCGGTCGTATCGCCGCCATTGATATTCAGAGGAAG gttACACGTGTGTTTTGCTACCTGACTGTAGTGACTCTCCAGTATTTGGTTCCGGTTCTGCTGATCCTCTTTTCCACGCTTGCTCTCAAAGCATTAG GTGGATTCTCCTGGAGCGGTGCGGCCACATCCGACACCCTGGGAGTGACACCCGCCTTGCTGATGCCCACGGCAGCGCCCGCAATCAGTCTGGACGAGGACGAGGAGCCTTTAGAGGACATGGAGGAGGACATCCAGGCCACGGTGGCGCGACTGACTGAGATGTTGAGCACGCTGCGCACGGTCCTCACACCGCTCTTCTTCAGGGGCTTCTTTGCCTTTCTCACCTGGTGGGTGGCGGCCTGTCAGGTGATCAGCTCGCTTTTCGGCATCTATTTCCACCAGTACCTCATGCACAACTAG